Part of the Sorghum bicolor cultivar BTx623 chromosome 1, Sorghum_bicolor_NCBIv3, whole genome shotgun sequence genome, AAAAATCTCGCTCTTTTATAGTGTGATATATATCTaatagtggggaatgatgtggacaccttgcatgaagatatAGAACATTTAGCGGgtcacttagtggggaatgatatggacaccttgcatgaagaaaagaattcatctagtggagtttagctttataagagtatatgatGAGAAATTGTAAGCCTTACTTTTGTCTCAACAAATGTGCATGCATATTTCATGAGTAAAGAGTGACCTAGCTATTGAGTCCTACCGTAACACAAAAAGAGTGGATAATACAAATGAACTATTTACACCTGCTAAAGACCAACTTTTTCTATAAAGGTGTGTCTCCTCATCTGATGACTATTGGTTAGCTTAACCCTCAATTGTCTTCGAACTCCCGCCATGATCTCTCATCCTTGCGTCTCTCCTCCCTTGCGCAatcgtcttcttcctcctcgcgcCTCCTCGTCCTTGCGGCCCAGCTCGCCTGCCTCGCTGGCGCCCCTCCTCTGCCTCGTCCTCGCCCACGTTGTTGTCCACCGCCCCACCGTGGAAGGGCTATGGTTGTGCTGGAGCTCCGCAGCTGCCGTGACCgcctctttcttctccttccccGCATCAACTTGGGCTGACCATGGAGCTCTGCCCATGGGACTCCGATGACCTAGCCCAACATGGCCATATAGCTTTGGCCATGGAGCTCTCTCGCCCTGTTCTAGCCCAGTCGCCTCCAACCGCCGCCAGGGCCCATAACTACCTAGCCGAATTGCCTCCCCCGAGCCCCTTCTTCTAAGCCCGTCGGAGTTGGCGAGGGGGGAGGGGGGTGGGAGTGGGCGTGAGCATGGGTGTGGGTGGAGCTCCACTGGAGAGGAGTTGTCGGAGATGAGAGAGAGGGCATGAGCGAAAGTGTGGGGGAGAGGATGACTAACGGAAATATGCCTTATCAGGTGACTATATCTGAGTATTTCTATTTCTATAAATGGTTAAGTTATCAACAAAAAGAACGGAAAAGGTTTGGAGAACATCTGAGCCAAAAGTAACGCATACGACAGTTGTCGTGTCCATAGCTTCCTTAGCCTTAGAGACAACTCATTAATAACAACGACAAAACAAGTACAACGAAAGCAGACACCATCGCTTGATTATTCCAGAAGTCTGAATATACCCTTTGGATTGATTTTCCGTTTATAGTGAAAAATGACGTAGCGAAGATACGTACATGCACTAACTTTTATAAAATGACCATATTACCCTTTACGTGGCAATGCATAGAGCTCAAATGATCTATCTAGAGCTTCTTAAACCACTCTAACTTGACACTCACAAATTGGTCACCGATTTACACACATCATGTGAGTTTCTTAAACCGCTCTAACTGCattaagatgtgttgaattccTAATACGAGTATACGACCCATGGTGTCTTATTAACGCCTAAGAAAACCCATGCTAAGGGCATCCACAATGGTGTTCAaatcgctagctatttgatcctAGGAAGAATGTTATTGGCTCTCAATGGTAATTTGCAAATAGCTAGCTTaagaagtcgctagctattagaAAGTCACTAGCTATTGTGGAGAGTATTGTGAGAGAGTTATTTCTAGAAGATTGTGCTAGATTAGCAATTtatgagtcgctagctattaggaagtcgctagctatttgatctctctcctcgatagccaatgaaagtgctacttttttattatttttatacatcatCTCGTTAGCTATTTGTAAAGTGCTATTGAAAGCCAATAGAATTTCTCCTAACTAACTATTTGATAACCATTGCGGATGACCTAACCTTGCAGCAGATAATATAGCTTGCTGTCTAATTACAAATTCTTTACAGAAACATGTTTACCCAAGGAGGGCCTGCTTGCTACATTCGACACGAATGGACATTGTACACGAATTTATCCGGCCTTTTAAGTTTTATAAAACCCGAGGCCTTAACTTAAAAATTCTCAAGATGACCTCAACCAGCGGCGACCGGCGACTAGGACCGTCCGACGGCAGCGTGCCCGACCCGAGGGCGGAGGCACATACCCCGATACCCGTCCAGGTCCGGCCGCAGGCCCGCAACGCGCCACCCGCTAACTGCCACGCGGCGGTCTGCGTCCGGCCACGTGCAGTCCGCAGGCGCTGCATCTGTCGCCGGTCTCGGGTTTCCGGTGGGTGATGCCCACGGCGCCCGCCGCTCCGAGCACCGACATCCCCGCAGCAGGACTGCGTCGCGTCCCGATCCCCACCGCGAGGACGCACCACCGCTCCCGCTGACTCCTGGGCCAGGGGAGCGGACCTGACCCTTTCTAGGTCCACGCGTCATTGACCCACCCATGTGGACGTGGATGCGGTGGACGACGGCTGGACGCCCGCCTTTTCCACCGAAAACCAGCCCGGCCGCCCGGCGGTGAGGGGAGgaatcccccccccccctcctcaCGCACGCTCCTCTACTCGCCATCTTTAGCCTGGGCCCCACCTCCCGTGCCGTGGCCATTAAAGCGGGACCGACCGGGCGCTCCCTGCCTCCTCGTCGTTCCGTTCCGTTCCGTTCCACCGACCAGATCCACCCGCCCAGCCATGCCGGCGCCGACGCTTCCAACGCCGCCGCCTTCGCCGCTGCTGCCGCCGGCGGGGGAGCCGTTCCGCGTGTTCGTGGGGTACGACCCGCGTGAGCACGAGGCGTACGAGGTGTGCCGCCGCAGCctgctccgccgctcgtcgatCCCGCTGGACGTGCGCCCGATCCGGCAGGCGGACCTCCGCGCCGCGGGGCTCTACACCCGGGCGCGCGGCCCCACCGAGAGCACCGAGTTCTCCTTCACGCGCTTCCTCACCCCGTACCTCGCGGGCTACCGCGGCTGGGCGCTCTTCGTCGACTGCGACTTCCTCTACCTCGCCGACatcgccgagctcctcgccgccgccgtcccgcccgccgacgccgccgaccGCATCGCCGTCGCCTGCGTCAAGCACGAGTACCAGCCCGCTGAGGCCACCAAGATGGACGGCGCCATCCAGACGGTGTACCCGCGCAAGAACTGGTCCTCCATGGTGCTCTACAACTGCGCCCACCCCAAGAACGTGGCCGTGCTCACCCCGGACGCCGTCAGCACCCAGACCGGCGCCTTCCTCCACCGCTTCGCTtggctcgacgacgacgagatcGGGGAGGTGCCATTCGCCTGGAACTTCCTCGTCGGCCACAACCGGGTCGACCCCGCCGACCCGGCCACGCGCCCCAAGGCCATCCACTACACCTCCGGCGGGCCGTGGTTCGAGCGCTACAGGGACTGCGAGTTCGCCGACCTCTGGCTCAAGGAGGCCGACGAGCTCAGGGCCGAGAAGGACAAGCTCAAGCTCCTCAAGGACAAGGACGACGCCGGCGTCAAGcaagaggaggcggcggcgcaggaGAAGGTGAAGTGATGATCATCGTCATCGATCGGTGATACTGCATTGGATGGATTGGTTCGTTCTGTGCTATGCTCCAGAGATTTCATTTCTCGTGGACAATGTATTCATTCATCTGACGCCACCAATGTAGTATTGCATCGATCTGTTACTGCTGATGTCTCAGAGATTAGATTGATGGTAGGCTTGTATGGATCAGTTGGATTAATAATGTAAGATAAGAAGAAAATTGGCAGCTGTAATCGGTGTCGGTGGGTCTGTGGATTCTGAATGCTCATCGTTTAAGGAATACCAACCGTATATTCTTCAGCATTGCTCCGGTGaggtttctcatcacatcgccCCATCCTTGGCCTGAAATAGACACCACCCGTGGCGTGTCTGTAATCCAGCCGTGCAGAGAATGCGACTTCTTCCAGCCTCCGGTCCTGCATTGCCGGAACAACGACCATGTGCTGtcccattttttttttctagacaTTGTGCGTTGAACATTTCATGTGCTGCACATTACTGCATTTGGTAACCTGGGAACGTTGCCTGAACATAGAACTGTGTACAGAAATCTGCAGGGATCTTTCAGTCTTTTTTTGTCGGGTATGGTTCAAGCtttccacccaaaaacttttcattaCATCttatcaaatatttagacacatacataaaatattaatatagataaaaaattaattaattacacaatttacatgTATTTTACGCGAGCGAATCTTTTAACCTTAGTTAGTGCATGATTATATACTAATTGCTATAATTATAAATGTGCTGcaacacctaaaaaattttctttAATTGCTAACCTCCGAACCTCGTCGGCAGAACGGCAGATGCaggggctgtttggttgctGGCCACAATTTGCCACACTTTAACTTaggcaagtttgaccaaattaacAAGTGTTTGGTTGACAACTAAGCTTAAACATAATTCTTTtgggctccacatgtcatagagttaaaaagtgtggcaagattccTTTAGGCATGGCAAAGTGTGACAACCAATTTGCTAGCCATACTTTTTGTGGCTTGCCACACTTACCTAAAGTAACAGTTATGGTAGACTATGACTAGCAATTAAACATCCCCGCAGTTGTGGACCGCTGTCTATCTGTGTAggacttgtggagaagatgcaaATCTGAGTCTGGAGTCACGACAGCACTGTGTATTGGATACGGTGCGCTGGAAAACGATGGAAGTCATCTCTCAGAACAGCTCTGTGTATTGGACTGTCGGGCCTTGCCATCTGATGCGGCCAGAATTGTCTTCACCGTACTCCCTTTGCAGAAGATGACACGGGATACGTAGCTACTCTGGATTCGTAGAAAtaagtattatatatatatatatatatatatatatatattaaaaaaaactaaaatggcTTGTATTTTGAGACAGAGGAAGTACGGCATAGGGATCCTCCAATGTTGGTGAATGTGCTTGTGAATTGTGATGATGCGTACAGTGTTGGGCGGTTGTCTTTTGTATTGTAAGTAGTAGGTTTATAAATGATCAAATTGAAGGGTTTACTTTTGTCTCGCCAACACACTTGATAAGTGAAGGGGCGACTTACCTGCATACTGCATAGTGTCAAGGAAATCATCCTACTATACACATAGAGAAGACATGATACCTCCATTCCAAACTAagttgagatgttttgactttAAGATGTTTTGATTCTCTAAGATGTATTGACCTATATTTTAGGATAGAGGGTGTACTTGATGTGACATTTGAACTCACCATTTGCCGAAGAGGATTGAGGATTTGGCCCAATTAATTGCACCTGGCAAACGATAGCCTAAATGGAGGATAGTAAGGTCAAAAATAACCCTACAAGAGGCTGAGAGGTGTCGTTTCCATAGCTTCCCATAGACTTGGAGGCTACTCATTAATAGCAAGGACTAGAAAATGGACACCCTTTGTCTGATTCCTCGAAAGCCTCGATATATCTGTACGACTGATTTCTCGACTTTAACTGAAAAATGACGTAAggagatgcatgcatgcaccaaCTTTATGAAATGGCCATAATACCCTTTACGTTGCAACTCGCAGAGCATCGATCACAATTGGCAAGTCTATCGTATCAAAAGTTTTAACCAACTTCAATTCTTACCATGAATGCTTTTTTTTGTTTAAGAGTGTGTTTC contains:
- the LOC8061418 gene encoding protein CDI — encoded protein: MPAPTLPTPPPSPLLPPAGEPFRVFVGYDPREHEAYEVCRRSLLRRSSIPLDVRPIRQADLRAAGLYTRARGPTESTEFSFTRFLTPYLAGYRGWALFVDCDFLYLADIAELLAAAVPPADAADRIAVACVKHEYQPAEATKMDGAIQTVYPRKNWSSMVLYNCAHPKNVAVLTPDAVSTQTGAFLHRFAWLDDDEIGEVPFAWNFLVGHNRVDPADPATRPKAIHYTSGGPWFERYRDCEFADLWLKEADELRAEKDKLKLLKDKDDAGVKQEEAAAQEKVK